A stretch of DNA from Anaerobacillus isosaccharinicus:
TTAAAATTAGCAAATGCACTACCTTTTTTTTCAGAAGTAAATTCGCCATATACCCGCCTGATGCAAGCTTTTATTTTCGAATGAAGCACCTCTACACTAAACGGCTTAATAACATAATCATCAGCACCTAGCTCTACCCCTAAAATTTGATCTGAATCAGAATTTCTTGCTGAAATGATGATGATTGGAACATGACTTTTACTTCTTAAGCTTTTACAAATGTGAAATCCATCTACATAAGGCAAATTAATATCTAATAAAACAACATCTGGATTTACATTAAGTAAATCCACCACCACATTCGAAAAATCATTAATAACGATTACTTCATATTGGTATCTTTTAAGCATCGTTGAAATAATCATTCGAAGTTCTAAATCATCTTCTACAAGAGCAATTTTTAACATCTTTAACCCCTCATTCACTTTACTTTTACATGCAACCATTATAACAACAAAGAAAACCAAATCGTCTACCTAAAAAAAATCAGATACTGTATTGTTACACTTATCTAATTAGATTATAATCTAATTATCT
This window harbors:
- a CDS encoding response regulator transcription factor; this encodes MLKIALVEDDLELRMIISTMLKRYQYEVIVINDFSNVVVDLLNVNPDVVLLDINLPYVDGFHICKSLRSKSHVPIIIISARNSDSDQILGVELGADDYVIKPFSVEVLHSKIKACIRRVYGEFTSEKKGSAFANFKIDYQTFTVSYSEKEQELTKNEYKILKCLAERPNQIVSREELLNELWDDVSFVDNNTLNVNISRIKGKLAEIGITEAIQTKRGYGYKFVPYWMENRNE